A single region of the Salarchaeum japonicum genome encodes:
- a CDS encoding glycosyltransferase encodes MTVGLVLPAYEPDTGKLRSYVDALLDVLEPAVVRIELDAPGGSSLSFPEYDAVEVNVVGERRGKGLAITQGFESLDTNVLAFADADGSTPADSIADVVRAVDDADVAVGSRRHPESRIQTHQSVLRRKLGDAFAWGSRVLLPVTLSDYQCGAKALTRDAWHTARDFLYEPGFAWDVELVTVADARGLDIAEVPVEWEDDPRSTVDTRETVKELARTVISLRGRYASIADGTEHLSRTRLVER; translated from the coding sequence GTGACGGTTGGTTTGGTCCTCCCCGCGTACGAGCCGGACACCGGAAAACTCCGGTCGTACGTGGACGCCCTCCTCGACGTTCTCGAGCCCGCTGTCGTCCGCATCGAGCTCGATGCACCGGGCGGCTCCAGCCTGTCGTTTCCCGAGTACGACGCCGTCGAGGTGAACGTCGTCGGGGAGCGCCGGGGGAAGGGCCTCGCGATTACGCAGGGATTCGAGTCCTTGGACACGAACGTGCTCGCGTTCGCGGACGCGGACGGCAGCACGCCCGCCGACTCCATCGCCGACGTAGTCCGGGCGGTCGACGACGCGGACGTGGCGGTCGGCTCTCGAAGACATCCCGAATCCCGGATTCAGACGCATCAGAGCGTGCTGCGGCGGAAGCTCGGTGACGCGTTCGCGTGGGGAAGCCGCGTCCTCCTCCCGGTCACCCTCTCAGATTACCAGTGCGGAGCGAAGGCGCTCACCCGCGACGCCTGGCACACAGCCCGCGACTTCCTCTACGAACCCGGGTTCGCGTGGGACGTGGAACTCGTGACGGTGGCGGACGCGCGCGGCCTCGACATCGCGGAAGTCCCCGTCGAGTGGGAGGACGACCCGCGTTCGACCGTGGACACGCGGGAGACCGTGAAGGAACTCGCGCGAACGGTCATCTCGCTCCGGGGACGGTACGCGAGTATCGCGGACGGAACCGAACACCTCTCTCGAACGCGGTTGGTGGAGCGATGA
- a CDS encoding glycosyltransferase family 4 protein, with the protein MKICQVSPRYTPHTGGVETQVKEVSERLVERGHEVTVETAGRTATLPAEEVRNGVRVRRHFGLSPNEAFHFAPQLANPRLWTEYDVLHVHNVHALSFSFAALSSRVPTVATTYYHGHSASGFRDRLLDAYRPVLRRALHSVDEVVSVSEWERQQVRDDLGVESTVIPLGVETERFENAEPLERDRPYLLCVARLEDYKGIQHAINALPQLPEYDLLVAGDGPYRDTLEQLAIDVGVDDRVEFLGNVDHDKLPAYYAGADAHVSLSSFESFGLTVAESLSAGTPCVLKSATALQDWCGRDDVECVSDTDSDSVATAVRNVVEFSAPSESVGTWGDVTGEYESVYESIL; encoded by the coding sequence GTGAAAATTTGCCAGGTTTCTCCGCGGTATACTCCTCACACTGGCGGCGTCGAGACACAAGTGAAGGAGGTGAGCGAACGACTCGTTGAGCGCGGTCACGAGGTAACTGTCGAAACAGCGGGTAGGACAGCCACTCTTCCCGCTGAAGAGGTACGCAACGGCGTCAGAGTTCGCCGACACTTTGGTCTTTCTCCGAACGAAGCCTTTCATTTCGCGCCGCAGCTGGCCAACCCTCGACTCTGGACTGAATACGATGTCCTCCACGTGCATAACGTGCACGCGCTCTCGTTCTCGTTTGCCGCGTTGAGTAGTCGCGTCCCGACGGTCGCCACGACGTACTACCACGGTCACAGCGCGAGCGGGTTTCGCGATCGCCTTCTCGACGCGTATCGGCCCGTACTTCGACGTGCACTCCATTCAGTAGACGAAGTCGTCTCCGTGAGCGAGTGGGAACGTCAACAAGTGAGGGACGACCTCGGAGTCGAGAGTACCGTAATTCCGCTCGGTGTCGAAACCGAGCGATTCGAGAACGCTGAACCACTGGAACGTGACCGGCCGTATCTGCTGTGTGTTGCACGTCTCGAAGACTACAAAGGAATCCAGCACGCGATTAACGCGCTTCCTCAGCTCCCCGAGTACGATCTTCTCGTAGCAGGGGACGGCCCGTATCGGGACACGCTTGAGCAGCTTGCTATCGATGTCGGGGTTGACGACCGCGTGGAATTCCTCGGAAACGTCGACCACGACAAACTACCTGCCTACTACGCGGGTGCCGACGCCCACGTTTCCCTATCGTCGTTCGAATCGTTCGGCCTCACCGTCGCAGAATCACTATCCGCGGGAACGCCCTGTGTGTTGAAATCGGCAACAGCGCTACAGGACTGGTGTGGACGAGATGATGTTGAGTGTGTCTCCGACACGGATTCGGACTCTGTCGCTACTGCAGTTCGAAACGTCGTTGAATTTAGCGCGCCGTCCGAATCTGTCGGCACCTGGGGCGATGTAACTGGAGAATATGAGAGCGTTTACGAATCGATACTCTGA
- a CDS encoding acyl-CoA thioesterase, with the protein MPETFTHDIDVQFRDLDTRVHVNHVMYASYFEHAKERLYEEVLGVSLADSPTVVRSLNVEYRDSIPPDSTVTAELSPISVGKSSLTIDYELRVAGDVVATGQTVSVYLDEDGRPTAIPDDWRDALADYE; encoded by the coding sequence ATGCCGGAGACGTTCACGCACGACATCGACGTGCAGTTCCGCGACCTCGACACGCGCGTCCACGTGAACCACGTGATGTACGCGTCCTACTTCGAGCACGCGAAGGAACGGCTCTACGAGGAAGTGCTCGGAGTGTCGCTCGCGGACTCCCCGACGGTGGTGCGGTCGCTGAACGTGGAGTACCGGGATTCGATTCCACCCGACAGCACGGTGACCGCCGAGCTCTCCCCGATTTCGGTGGGGAAGAGCAGTCTCACCATCGACTACGAACTCCGCGTCGCGGGTGACGTGGTGGCGACCGGGCAGACGGTCTCCGTCTACCTGGACGAGGACGGCCGGCCGACCGCGATTCCGGACGACTGGCGGGACGCCCTCGCCGACTACGAGTAG
- a CDS encoding glycosyltransferase family 4 protein has protein sequence MHLVQVAPYVTYPPRLGGDHRTHGLVKEFPEFDDVVERFCQGGSPAMYKSFDFRREVDIADGYTEYRHLHPLHELLKAPMLLGYPNVFQSQALKIASDGLGRMLDDADVVLAREPWQTPFVLDQVGDETPVVFSSHNVETERFGDIDQPVFESWFEERVDALERTSVEGADAIVCTSERDADVYREKYDPGGPILVAPNGTYEDDLREHHPDSRGAARVRQRYEIPEEATVCLFMGSDYKPNVEAANAVVDVAREFDDESERVHFLVMGSVGNALDDSGLPENVTVTGYVEDDFEAHFDAADIALNPMQSGGGTNIKLIDYFARSLPVISTPFGVRGTRVTDGDHVLVAKLDGYPDAIARLADKPPERAELGDAARRLAADEYTWEASSRALREFVVDEFGPF, from the coding sequence ATGCACCTCGTCCAGGTCGCTCCGTACGTCACGTATCCCCCTCGTTTAGGTGGGGATCATCGGACGCACGGCCTGGTGAAGGAGTTCCCGGAATTCGACGACGTAGTGGAGCGGTTCTGTCAGGGTGGGTCGCCGGCGATGTACAAGTCGTTCGACTTCCGCCGGGAAGTCGATATCGCGGATGGATACACCGAGTACCGGCATCTGCATCCGCTCCACGAACTCCTCAAGGCTCCGATGCTTCTGGGGTATCCGAACGTGTTCCAGAGCCAAGCTCTCAAGATAGCGAGCGACGGCCTTGGTCGAATGCTCGATGACGCGGATGTCGTGCTGGCGCGGGAGCCGTGGCAGACGCCGTTCGTACTCGACCAGGTGGGCGACGAAACTCCAGTCGTGTTTTCGAGTCACAACGTGGAGACGGAGCGGTTCGGGGATATCGACCAGCCGGTGTTCGAGTCGTGGTTCGAGGAGCGCGTGGACGCGCTGGAGCGAACGTCAGTGGAGGGCGCGGACGCGATCGTGTGTACGAGCGAGCGGGACGCGGACGTGTACCGGGAGAAGTACGACCCGGGCGGCCCCATTCTCGTTGCGCCGAACGGGACGTACGAGGACGACCTCCGAGAGCATCACCCTGACTCGCGTGGGGCAGCACGTGTTCGCCAGCGATACGAAATTCCCGAGGAGGCGACTGTCTGTCTGTTCATGGGGAGTGACTACAAGCCGAACGTCGAGGCCGCGAACGCAGTCGTCGATGTCGCCCGCGAGTTCGACGACGAGTCCGAGCGCGTCCACTTCCTCGTGATGGGGAGCGTCGGGAACGCGCTCGACGACTCGGGACTCCCGGAGAACGTCACCGTCACGGGGTACGTCGAGGACGACTTCGAGGCGCACTTCGACGCGGCAGACATCGCCCTCAACCCCATGCAGTCGGGCGGCGGAACGAACATCAAACTCATCGACTACTTCGCTCGCAGTCTTCCGGTGATTTCGACGCCGTTCGGGGTTCGCGGAACCCGCGTCACCGACGGCGACCACGTCCTCGTCGCCAAACTCGACGGCTACCCCGACGCAATAGCCCGGCTCGCCGACAAGCCGCCCGAGCGAGCGGAGCTCGGGGACGCCGCCCGCCGACTCGCCGCCGACGAATACACGTGGGAAGCGTCCTCACGGGCGCTCCGCGAGTTCGTCGTGGACGAGTTCGGGCCGTTCTGA
- a CDS encoding type II toxin-antitoxin system VapC family toxin: protein MVLLDTLFLIDLMNGDEDAVATARELENNLVQQRISAMTLFELHYGVARAIESEAERETVETVLASKPIHPADSVVMRKAGRLAGELQNDGTPVGDGDVIIAATADVVDEPVLTRNVTDFERLNVDVETY from the coding sequence GTGGTGCTGCTCGATACGTTATTCCTCATCGACCTGATGAACGGCGACGAGGACGCCGTTGCGACGGCGCGCGAGCTGGAGAACAATCTCGTGCAACAGCGGATTTCCGCGATGACGCTCTTCGAACTGCACTACGGCGTCGCCCGTGCGATAGAGTCCGAGGCGGAACGCGAGACCGTTGAGACCGTTCTCGCCTCGAAACCGATTCATCCCGCCGACAGCGTCGTCATGCGGAAGGCCGGCCGGCTCGCCGGCGAGCTACAGAACGACGGAACGCCGGTCGGGGACGGCGATGTCATCATCGCTGCGACCGCGGACGTCGTCGACGAACCCGTGCTCACGCGGAACGTCACCGACTTCGAACGTCTCAACGTAGACGTAGAAACGTACTAA
- a CDS encoding antitoxin VapB family protein, translated as MSKSIRLSEEAYERLAAHKRGDETFSEVVLRLAGERSLLDIAGVLSDEEADALRDAVEDRRTRRADDLEETAEHVREA; from the coding sequence ATGTCGAAGAGTATCCGGCTCTCCGAGGAGGCCTACGAGCGACTCGCCGCGCACAAGCGCGGGGACGAGACGTTCTCCGAGGTCGTCCTCCGGCTCGCGGGCGAGCGCTCCCTCCTCGATATCGCTGGCGTGCTCAGTGACGAGGAAGCGGACGCACTCCGTGATGCCGTCGAGGATCGTCGGACACGACGCGCGGACGACCTTGAAGAGACGGCGGAGCACGTGCGGGAGGCGTAG
- a CDS encoding GtrA family protein: MTLAEDIQALIRGVRAGQFLSVGIVGALFDTLVLTLVVEFAGIEPFWAKFVSAEAAIILMFVVNDRWTFSEEAGGGLVPTGKRFVRSNVVRAGGVAVALSVLYVLNGYFGVWYALANVIGIGVGFVVNYVAESLFTWRVHME, from the coding sequence ATGACGCTCGCAGAAGACATCCAGGCGCTGATTCGGGGCGTGCGCGCGGGCCAGTTCCTCTCCGTCGGCATCGTCGGCGCGCTCTTCGACACCCTCGTCCTCACACTCGTCGTGGAGTTCGCCGGTATCGAGCCGTTCTGGGCGAAGTTCGTGAGCGCGGAAGCCGCCATCATCCTCATGTTCGTCGTGAACGACCGCTGGACGTTCTCCGAGGAGGCGGGCGGCGGCCTCGTCCCGACGGGAAAGCGGTTCGTGCGTTCGAACGTCGTGCGCGCCGGCGGCGTCGCGGTCGCGCTGTCCGTGCTCTACGTGCTCAACGGCTACTTCGGCGTCTGGTACGCGCTCGCGAACGTCATCGGCATCGGCGTCGGGTTCGTCGTGAACTACGTCGCGGAAAGCCTGTTCACGTGGCGCGTCCACATGGAGTAG